One segment of Bacillus horti DNA contains the following:
- a CDS encoding MATE family efflux transporter: MKEQQKGKGWDEQEIKALEEGGSKAVRKKVLQLAGPSLTEMVLTNLVQMLNMIMVGRVSAEAVAAVGLTNQPVFFALAAFMALNVGTTAIIARAVGAGDYNEANQAAQQAFILNILLSIVIIFVSFIYAEQLLIFMGAAPEVLVDGVLYAQIMFLSLGFITISMGLSAVLRGAGDTVTPMRINVISNILVVVIGFPLIYGYFGLPAMGVVGAAIATAIARLTATIWVTYVLFSGKFIITLSLKKLWNFDKSMIQRIVKVGLPAAGEQFLLRGGQIIFARIVAGLGTVTFAANQICFSILGLTFMPGMAFAMAATTLVGQGLGAKRPELAEKFGWETRRIGSIVAGSIGVLFIIFAPYIMMLYTNDPEVVRQGAIALRIVGAVQVAQSTQFILAGALRGAGDTKYPLYAMFVGVWGFRVILCILFVMVLEWGILGAWLAIAVDQIVRSIIIHTRYKNGKWKNQEV; encoded by the coding sequence ATGAAAGAACAGCAAAAGGGAAAAGGGTGGGATGAACAAGAAATTAAAGCGCTAGAGGAAGGTGGTTCAAAGGCTGTACGAAAGAAAGTATTACAGCTTGCAGGCCCTTCTCTGACAGAGATGGTGCTAACAAATTTAGTACAGATGTTAAATATGATTATGGTTGGGAGAGTTAGTGCTGAGGCTGTAGCGGCTGTAGGCTTAACGAATCAGCCTGTTTTTTTTGCTTTGGCTGCTTTTATGGCGCTAAATGTAGGGACAACAGCGATTATTGCTCGTGCTGTTGGTGCTGGAGATTATAATGAAGCGAATCAGGCAGCCCAACAGGCTTTTATCCTCAACATTTTGCTTTCTATTGTCATTATTTTTGTTAGCTTTATCTATGCTGAGCAGCTTCTTATTTTTATGGGAGCGGCTCCAGAGGTATTAGTAGATGGAGTGCTGTATGCTCAAATTATGTTTTTGTCTCTAGGTTTTATTACGATTTCTATGGGATTATCCGCTGTTTTGCGAGGTGCTGGTGATACGGTTACACCAATGCGAATTAATGTCATCTCGAATATTCTTGTGGTGGTCATTGGCTTTCCCCTTATCTATGGATATTTTGGACTTCCCGCTATGGGGGTTGTAGGTGCTGCTATCGCAACAGCCATTGCTAGATTGACAGCAACAATTTGGGTTACTTATGTATTGTTTAGTGGGAAATTTATAATTACCCTATCCCTGAAAAAGCTGTGGAATTTTGATAAATCGATGATTCAAAGAATTGTTAAAGTCGGTTTGCCTGCAGCAGGAGAGCAGTTTTTGCTCCGAGGAGGTCAAATTATTTTTGCCAGAATTGTAGCCGGCTTGGGGACGGTAACCTTCGCTGCGAACCAAATTTGTTTCAGTATTTTAGGGTTAACCTTTATGCCAGGAATGGCTTTTGCAATGGCGGCTACAACACTTGTAGGTCAGGGCTTGGGGGCAAAGAGACCCGAGCTTGCTGAAAAATTTGGCTGGGAGACTAGAAGAATTGGGAGCATTGTAGCTGGATCAATTGGGGTACTTTTTATTATTTTTGCTCCATATATTATGATGCTGTATACGAATGATCCAGAAGTGGTCAGACAAGGAGCCATCGCTTTAAGGATCGTAGGAGCTGTACAAGTAGCCCAATCCACGCAATTTATTTTAGCAGGAGCTTTGAGAGGAGCGGGGGATACCAAATATCCTTTATATGCGATGTTTGTAGGAGTATGGGGATTTCGAGTAATCCTGTGTATCCTATTTGTGATGGTGTTAGAGTGGGGGATCCTAGGAGCTTGGTTAGCTATTGCTGTTGATCAGATTGTACGCTCTATTATCATACACACAAGATATAAAAACGGAAAATGGAAAAACCAAGAGGTTTAA
- a CDS encoding 4-hydroxy-3-methylbut-2-enyl diphosphate reductase — protein MEVIKISPRGYCYGVVDAMVLAKQAAANLDLPRPIYILGMIVHNKHVTDAFEEEGIITLDGENRLDILQKVDKGTVIFTAHGVSPEVRKLARDKGLTTVDATCPDVTRTHDLIREKVAESYKIIYIGKKGHPEPEGALGVAPNDVILIEHEDDVAQLSLQEDKILVTNQTTMSQWDVSHIMNAVLKKFPHAEIHNEICLATQVRQEAVAEQAKQADVTIVVGDPKSNNSNRLAQVSKEIAGTPAYRVADVTEIQREWLAGATKVAVTSGASTPTLVTKEVIEYIEQYDHDKPETWEPIRTLNLTRILPKIKQKQKAE, from the coding sequence ATGGAAGTGATTAAAATATCTCCACGTGGCTATTGCTATGGTGTCGTGGACGCAATGGTATTAGCTAAGCAAGCAGCAGCTAATTTGGACTTGCCAAGGCCTATTTATATATTAGGAATGATTGTTCATAACAAGCATGTTACAGACGCTTTTGAAGAGGAAGGCATTATTACCCTAGACGGAGAAAATCGCTTAGATATCCTTCAAAAGGTAGATAAAGGAACGGTTATTTTTACAGCCCATGGCGTTTCTCCTGAGGTAAGGAAGCTGGCGCGTGATAAAGGGTTAACCACAGTTGATGCAACCTGTCCCGATGTAACTAGGACACATGATTTAATTCGCGAAAAAGTAGCAGAAAGCTATAAAATTATTTATATAGGTAAAAAAGGTCATCCTGAGCCAGAAGGAGCACTTGGTGTTGCTCCAAACGATGTTATTCTTATTGAGCATGAAGATGACGTTGCCCAATTGAGTTTGCAGGAGGATAAAATTCTCGTTACTAACCAAACGACAATGAGCCAATGGGATGTTTCACACATCATGAATGCTGTCTTAAAGAAGTTTCCTCATGCTGAAATTCATAATGAAATTTGCTTAGCTACACAGGTTCGTCAAGAAGCAGTGGCTGAGCAGGCTAAGCAGGCAGACGTCACAATTGTTGTTGGCGATCCGAAGAGTAACAATTCTAATCGATTAGCTCAGGTTTCTAAAGAAATTGCCGGAACGCCAGCTTATCGCGTGGCTGATGTTACTGAAATCCAAAGGGAATGGCTTGCTGGAGCTACTAAAGTTGCTGTAACATCCGGAGCCTCAACACCAACCTTAGTTACTAAAGAAGTGATTGAGTATATTGAGCAATATGACCATGATAAGCCTGAGACCTGGGAGCCTATTCGTACATTGAACCTAACAAGGATTTTACCTAAGATTAAACAGAAGCAAAAGGCCGAATAA
- the speD gene encoding adenosylmethionine decarboxylase produces MEYSTFGRHVAIDTWGVDFDLLNNAKQLQHHMIEAAEACGATVLSVQAEQFEPQGATVLVLLSESHLSIHTYPEKGFAALDCYTCGETVDPEVAIDYMVQALKPENVYARKIIRGLGEMQVVESDIVKQKVQK; encoded by the coding sequence ATGGAATATTCTACTTTCGGAAGACATGTTGCGATCGACACTTGGGGTGTTGATTTCGATTTGCTTAACAATGCAAAACAGCTACAACACCACATGATTGAAGCTGCAGAAGCTTGTGGAGCTACAGTATTATCAGTTCAAGCTGAACAATTTGAGCCACAGGGAGCTACAGTTTTAGTACTGCTGTCAGAAAGTCATCTTTCTATTCACACTTACCCTGAAAAAGGTTTTGCTGCTCTCGACTGCTATACATGCGGAGAAACAGTAGATCCTGAAGTTGCTATCGACTATATGGTTCAAGCACTGAAACCAGAGAATGTCTATGCACGTAAGATTATCCGTGGATTAGGTGAAATGCAGGTTGTAGAATCAGATATTGTGAAACAGAAAGTTCAAAAATAA
- the zwf gene encoding glucose-6-phosphate dehydrogenase, whose translation MNKEDKYATLVLFGATGDLAKRKLFPALYSLYCDGYLPERFAVVGLGRRSLTQEDFYHHIKDSLEAFSRYDIRPEDWEGFIQRFHYVQLDINQASDYEALASYVEKLEQRQEINGNRLFYLAIAPGLFEPVTFQLKEAGLLQTKGWKRLIIEKPFGHSHESAEELNDKITQVFKEEEIYRIDHYLGKEMIQNIQVIRFANSFFEPLWNNQYIASIQLTSSETVGVENRGSYYDKVGALRDMVQNHMLQMVTMMAMEPPSRLKAEAIRDEKVKVLRSIRRMETEQEIQEHVVRGQYEAGELQGEGVKGYREEQNVAEDSSTETFVAAKIMVDNFRWAGVPFYIRTGKRLPSKATEIIIQFKSMPYLYFNKDGNLAPNLLVIQIFPEEGIHLKFNAKKPGTEGSILPISMDFCHDSTVGINSPEAYERLLNDVLEGDSTYFTRWDEVSLAWKIVDPIIQSWEKSEGIPLSTYKAGQWGPTEAKELLEKDGFHWWQVFGEK comes from the coding sequence ATGAACAAGGAAGACAAATACGCTACTTTAGTTCTATTTGGTGCAACAGGAGATTTAGCTAAAAGAAAGCTTTTTCCGGCCCTCTACAGTCTGTACTGTGACGGGTATTTGCCAGAGCGCTTTGCTGTAGTGGGATTAGGACGTAGGAGCTTAACGCAAGAGGATTTTTATCATCATATAAAAGACTCATTAGAAGCTTTTTCAAGATATGATATTCGTCCAGAGGATTGGGAAGGATTTATCCAACGCTTTCACTATGTACAGTTAGACATTAATCAAGCTAGTGATTACGAGGCACTTGCTTCATATGTAGAGAAATTAGAGCAAAGGCAAGAGATTAACGGAAATCGACTGTTTTACTTGGCCATTGCGCCAGGACTATTTGAACCAGTTACGTTCCAACTGAAAGAAGCAGGCTTATTGCAAACGAAAGGCTGGAAACGTCTTATCATCGAAAAGCCTTTCGGGCACAGTCATGAATCAGCAGAGGAATTGAATGATAAGATCACACAGGTTTTTAAAGAAGAGGAAATTTATCGTATCGATCATTACTTAGGAAAAGAAATGATTCAAAACATACAGGTTATTCGTTTTGCAAACTCCTTTTTTGAGCCTTTATGGAACAACCAATATATCGCTAGCATTCAATTGACTTCAAGTGAAACAGTTGGAGTTGAAAACAGGGGCTCCTACTATGATAAAGTTGGAGCATTACGAGATATGGTTCAGAATCATATGCTTCAAATGGTAACAATGATGGCTATGGAGCCACCGAGCCGATTAAAGGCCGAGGCAATTAGAGATGAGAAGGTAAAGGTTTTACGTTCGATAAGAAGAATGGAAACGGAGCAAGAGATCCAGGAGCATGTTGTAAGAGGGCAATATGAAGCTGGAGAATTACAAGGCGAGGGAGTCAAGGGCTACCGAGAAGAACAAAATGTAGCAGAAGATTCTTCAACAGAAACATTTGTGGCTGCCAAAATTATGGTTGATAATTTCCGCTGGGCTGGAGTTCCTTTTTATATACGTACAGGTAAAAGACTACCGAGCAAAGCAACAGAGATCATTATTCAATTTAAAAGTATGCCATATTTGTACTTTAATAAAGATGGGAATTTAGCTCCCAACTTATTAGTGATTCAAATTTTCCCTGAGGAAGGAATTCATTTAAAGTTTAACGCTAAAAAACCAGGGACAGAAGGAAGTATTCTTCCTATATCTATGGATTTTTGTCATGATTCTACTGTAGGGATAAACTCACCAGAGGCTTATGAGCGATTACTTAATGATGTCTTAGAGGGAGATTCTACGTATTTTACCAGATGGGACGAGGTATCCTTAGCGTGGAAGATTGTTGATCCAATTATTCAGTCTTGGGAAAAGAGTGAAGGTATTCCTCTATCTACCTATAAAGCTGGTCAATGGGGACCTACAGAAGCAAAGGAGCTCCTCGAAAAGGACGGGTTTCATTGGTGGCAGGTATTTGGAGAAAAATAA
- a CDS encoding alpha/beta hydrolase has protein sequence MSKPEYVKRTIIKEKINSTALNEERSFRVYLPPGYNDLLSYPVLYAQDGQDIFMFGRIATIATELILDHGLEPVIIVGIDVQKKHRTSEYAVNGEKHSAYISFVTDELIPYVESHYPVKTEKEHRLLVGDSLGGTVSLDLAMDYPELFSKVISLSGAYFEPTYDKIQEKGSLDHLMLWMLVGTDETEVETHLGTFDFLEWNRKTKELLLEKGAQIEYLEKKGEHIWGFWQKELPVALQYFLKEKDW, from the coding sequence ATGAGCAAGCCTGAATATGTAAAAAGAACGATTATCAAAGAGAAAATCAACAGCACAGCCTTGAACGAGGAGCGCTCCTTCCGTGTTTATCTTCCCCCAGGATATAACGATCTACTTAGCTATCCAGTGCTTTACGCTCAGGATGGTCAGGATATTTTTATGTTCGGTCGCATCGCTACCATTGCTACAGAGTTAATCTTAGATCATGGATTAGAGCCTGTTATTATTGTTGGCATTGATGTGCAAAAAAAACATCGTACTAGTGAATATGCTGTTAACGGTGAAAAGCATTCAGCCTATATTTCTTTTGTCACTGACGAGTTAATTCCTTATGTTGAAAGCCATTACCCGGTAAAAACAGAAAAAGAACACAGACTTCTTGTTGGCGACTCTTTAGGTGGAACTGTTTCACTTGATCTTGCTATGGATTATCCAGAGCTGTTTTCTAAAGTGATTAGTCTATCTGGAGCTTATTTTGAACCAACCTATGATAAAATTCAAGAAAAAGGCTCGCTTGATCATTTAATGCTTTGGATGCTTGTTGGGACAGATGAAACTGAGGTAGAAACTCATCTTGGCACTTTTGACTTTTTAGAATGGAATCGCAAGACTAAAGAGTTACTTCTTGAAAAAGGAGCTCAAATCGAATACTTAGAGAAAAAAGGTGAGCACATTTGGGGTTTCTGGCAAAAAGAACTCCCTGTTGCATTACAGTACTTTTTGAAAGAAAAAGACTGGTAG
- the pdhA gene encoding pyruvate dehydrogenase (acetyl-transferring) E1 component subunit alpha, which yields MSKTLTQVSANKVETIQVLDASGKVVSKDLEPKLSDEQLRELMRRMVYTRIWDQRAISLNRQGRLGFYAPVAGQEATMIGSQFALNKEDFILPSYRDIPQIVWHGLPLHQAFLYSRGHQTGGQIPEGVNVLMPQIIIGAQIIQAAGVAYGFKLNNEKRVAMTFIGDGGTSQGDFYEGINYAGAYQAPAVFVVQNNRYAISVPVEKQTAAESLAHKSVAAGIPGYQVDGMDILAVYAAVNHAVEEAREGNGPALIESLTYRYGPHTMAGDDPTRYRTNEEASEWEEKDPLTRFRKYLDKKGLWSEEDEEKVIEEAKQDISDAIKKADQIEKMTVPGLIDSMFETLPSHLEEQRAEFGTEDK from the coding sequence ATGAGTAAGACACTTACGCAAGTTAGTGCAAATAAAGTTGAAACCATTCAGGTTTTAGACGCAAGTGGTAAGGTTGTCTCCAAGGACTTAGAGCCAAAGCTAAGCGATGAGCAACTTAGAGAGCTCATGAGAAGAATGGTTTATACCCGTATTTGGGATCAAAGAGCGATCAGCTTGAATCGTCAAGGAAGACTTGGCTTCTATGCTCCAGTAGCAGGACAAGAAGCGACTATGATTGGATCTCAATTTGCGTTAAATAAGGAGGATTTCATCCTTCCTAGTTACCGTGATATTCCTCAGATTGTATGGCATGGCTTGCCATTACATCAAGCGTTTTTATATTCTCGTGGCCATCAAACAGGAGGACAAATTCCTGAGGGTGTTAATGTGCTAATGCCACAAATTATCATTGGAGCTCAAATTATTCAAGCAGCTGGAGTAGCGTATGGGTTCAAGCTAAATAATGAAAAACGTGTTGCTATGACATTTATCGGTGATGGTGGTACTTCTCAAGGTGACTTCTACGAGGGAATCAACTATGCTGGTGCTTATCAAGCGCCTGCTGTATTCGTTGTACAAAATAACAGATATGCGATTTCTGTACCAGTTGAAAAGCAAACAGCAGCAGAAAGCTTAGCACATAAATCAGTCGCAGCAGGTATCCCGGGATATCAAGTAGATGGAATGGATATCTTGGCTGTTTATGCTGCCGTTAATCATGCTGTCGAAGAAGCGCGTGAAGGCAACGGGCCAGCTCTAATTGAGAGCTTAACGTATCGTTATGGACCACACACAATGGCTGGAGATGATCCAACTAGATATCGTACGAATGAAGAAGCAAGTGAGTGGGAAGAAAAAGACCCATTAACTCGCTTTAGAAAATACTTAGATAAAAAAGGTCTTTGGTCCGAAGAAGACGAGGAAAAAGTGATTGAAGAAGCGAAGCAGGATATTAGCGATGCGATCAAAAAGGCTGACCAAATAGAAAAGATGACAGTTCCTGGACTAATTGATTCTATGTTTGAAACGCTTCCTTCTCATTTAGAAGAACAGAGAGCTGAGTTCGGAACGGAGGATAAGTAA
- a CDS encoding alpha-ketoacid dehydrogenase subunit beta codes for MAQMTMIQAITDAMRVELEKDPKVLVFGEDVGKNGGVFRATEGLQKEFGEERVFDTPLAESGIGGLAIGLGLTGFRPVAEIQFFGFVFEVFDSVAAQAARMRYRSGGRYNSPIVFRAPFGGGVKTPELHSDSLEGLVAQTPGLKVVIPSNPYDAKGLLISAIRDNDPVVFLEHMKLYRSFRGEVPEGEYTIPLGKANVVQEGSDVTIITYGAMVHTSLKAAELAEKERGAKVEVIDLRTVSPIDIETIVASVEKTNRAIVVQEAQKSAGIGAEIIAQINEKAILHLEAPVLRVTAPDTVYPFGLIEDEWLPDAKRVQKAINQVLDF; via the coding sequence ATGGCACAAATGACTATGATTCAAGCAATTACTGATGCAATGAGAGTTGAGCTAGAAAAAGATCCTAAAGTCCTCGTTTTCGGTGAGGATGTAGGGAAAAATGGTGGAGTTTTCCGTGCTACAGAAGGGCTTCAGAAGGAATTTGGAGAAGAGCGTGTATTTGACACTCCTCTTGCTGAATCTGGAATTGGTGGATTAGCCATCGGTTTAGGATTAACAGGCTTCCGTCCAGTAGCTGAGATTCAATTCTTTGGCTTTGTTTTTGAGGTGTTCGATTCCGTAGCAGCTCAGGCTGCTCGTATGAGATATCGTTCTGGTGGACGTTACAACAGCCCGATCGTATTTCGTGCTCCATTTGGTGGAGGAGTAAAAACTCCTGAGCTTCACTCCGACAGTTTAGAGGGGTTAGTAGCTCAAACACCAGGCTTAAAGGTTGTTATCCCATCTAACCCTTATGATGCTAAAGGATTATTGATTTCGGCGATTCGTGATAATGATCCTGTTGTGTTTCTAGAGCATATGAAGTTATACCGTTCATTCCGTGGTGAGGTGCCTGAGGGTGAGTATACGATTCCACTTGGAAAAGCGAACGTTGTTCAAGAGGGTAGCGATGTAACGATTATCACTTACGGAGCTATGGTCCACACATCCTTAAAAGCAGCTGAGCTTGCTGAAAAGGAAAGAGGAGCAAAGGTTGAGGTTATTGATCTTAGAACGGTAAGCCCAATTGATATCGAAACGATTGTGGCATCTGTTGAGAAAACAAACCGTGCTATCGTGGTTCAAGAGGCACAAAAATCTGCTGGAATAGGGGCAGAAATTATCGCTCAAATTAACGAAAAAGCCATCCTACACTTAGAGGCACCAGTTCTGCGTGTAACGGCTCCTGATACTGTCTATCCATTTGGTCTAATTGAGGACGAGTGGTTACCAGACGCAAAGAGAGTACAAAAGGCAATTAACCAAGTACTTGATTTTTAA
- a CDS encoding dihydrolipoamide acetyltransferase family protein, whose amino-acid sequence MAIYEYKLPELGEGIHEGEIVKWLVKPGDKIEEDQIIVEVQNDKAVVEVPSPVTGTVKEVVVEEGTVSIVGDVLLKVEVEGDLPAGAEEATDEKQEEPDKEEKAEAKAAEAPKAEEKSADKETSGKKVLATPSVRKLAREQGVDLTQVTATGPKGRITREDVTAFASGGGQASETTTEEQASQEQTSQPSSSAKAPVAGERHEERVALKGMRRAISKAMVKSMYTAPHVTIMDEVDVTKLVELRTQAKPLAEKKGTKLTYLPFIVKALVAAARQFPALNASLDDEKEEIVYKHYYNVGIATDTDNGLIVPVIEDADRKSIWMIAEQIKDLAIRGREGKLSSNELRGSTITITNIGSAGGMFFTPIINHPEVAILGTGRISEKPVVKDGEVVVAPVMALSLSFDHRIIDGATAQHFVNYIKQLLEDPQLLILEV is encoded by the coding sequence GTGGCAATTTACGAATATAAGCTACCTGAATTAGGTGAAGGTATTCATGAAGGTGAGATCGTAAAATGGTTGGTCAAGCCAGGCGATAAGATTGAAGAGGATCAAATTATTGTTGAAGTTCAAAACGATAAAGCAGTAGTAGAGGTTCCTTCTCCTGTAACTGGAACAGTAAAAGAAGTTGTGGTGGAAGAGGGTACAGTTTCTATTGTTGGGGATGTTCTTCTAAAGGTTGAGGTAGAAGGAGATCTACCTGCTGGGGCTGAAGAAGCAACAGATGAGAAGCAAGAAGAGCCAGATAAGGAAGAAAAAGCTGAGGCAAAGGCTGCTGAAGCACCAAAAGCCGAGGAAAAATCTGCGGATAAAGAGACTTCTGGTAAAAAAGTTCTAGCTACTCCAAGTGTACGTAAGCTAGCTCGTGAACAAGGTGTTGACCTTACACAGGTTACAGCTACGGGGCCTAAAGGCCGCATTACTCGTGAGGATGTTACAGCCTTTGCTTCTGGTGGCGGACAAGCAAGTGAAACTACTACAGAAGAGCAAGCAAGTCAAGAGCAAACATCACAGCCAAGCTCATCAGCTAAAGCACCAGTAGCTGGAGAGCGTCATGAAGAGCGTGTAGCCTTAAAAGGGATGAGAAGAGCCATCTCTAAAGCCATGGTTAAATCCATGTACACAGCACCACACGTGACGATCATGGATGAGGTGGACGTAACTAAGCTAGTGGAGCTAAGAACACAAGCAAAGCCATTAGCAGAGAAAAAAGGAACGAAGCTAACGTATCTGCCGTTTATTGTTAAAGCATTAGTAGCTGCAGCTCGCCAATTCCCTGCGTTAAACGCTTCTTTAGATGACGAGAAAGAAGAAATCGTCTATAAGCACTATTACAATGTGGGAATTGCTACAGATACAGATAACGGATTAATTGTACCAGTCATTGAAGATGCTGATCGTAAGAGCATTTGGATGATTGCTGAACAAATTAAAGATCTAGCTATCCGTGGACGTGAAGGAAAGTTATCCTCTAACGAGCTAAGAGGAAGCACCATCACTATTACAAACATTGGTTCTGCTGGAGGTATGTTCTTCACACCAATCATTAACCATCCTGAAGTCGCTATCTTAGGAACAGGACGTATTTCTGAGAAGCCTGTGGTTAAAGACGGTGAGGTTGTTGTAGCACCAGTTATGGCTTTATCCTTAAGCTTTGATCATCGTATAATTGATGGAGCAACTGCTCAGCACTTTGTGAATTACATTAAGCAGTTACTAGAAGATCCTCAATTACTAATCCTGGAGGTGTAA
- the lpdA gene encoding dihydrolipoyl dehydrogenase: MVVGEFTTEVDVLVVGAGPGGYVAAIRAAQLGKKVTIVDSDALGGVCLNRGCIPSKALISAAHQYEIMQHSKESAMGIVAESVAVNFEKVQEWKQGIIKKQTGGVEGLLKGNNIEILKGEALFVGDNELRVLNGYEANRYRFEHCIIATGSRPIELKPFPYGKRILSSTEALELKEIPKSLVVIGGGYIGVELGQTFAKFGTEVTILEGSNQILPLFEKQTVQPVTKNLKKSGVTIETNALAQSAEQTDNDVTVTYKVKDEEKSITAEYVLVTVGRKPNTDELGLEATGVKVTERGLIEVDEQCRTSVGHIYAIGDVVAGAALAHKASYEGKVAAEAIAGQSSVVDYKVIPSVVFSSPEIASVGLSEAEAKEEGYKVSAGKFAYAANGRAQSMNETDGFVKIIADEETGLVIGAQIVGAEASNMIAEITLAIEMGAHLEDIALTIHAHPTLGELTMEAAEVALGHPIHKITK; the protein is encoded by the coding sequence ATGGTTGTAGGAGAATTTACAACAGAAGTGGACGTCCTAGTAGTTGGGGCTGGACCGGGTGGCTATGTAGCAGCTATCCGCGCTGCTCAGCTCGGAAAAAAAGTAACAATTGTAGATTCAGATGCATTAGGTGGAGTTTGTTTAAACCGTGGCTGTATTCCTTCTAAGGCACTCATTTCTGCAGCTCACCAATATGAGATCATGCAGCACTCTAAGGAGAGCGCTATGGGAATTGTAGCAGAAAGTGTTGCTGTTAATTTTGAGAAGGTTCAAGAATGGAAACAAGGTATTATTAAAAAGCAAACAGGCGGAGTTGAAGGCCTGCTAAAAGGAAACAACATCGAGATTCTCAAAGGTGAGGCTCTATTCGTTGGAGATAATGAGCTAAGAGTGCTTAACGGTTACGAGGCTAACCGTTATCGCTTCGAGCATTGCATCATCGCTACGGGATCTCGTCCAATCGAATTAAAGCCATTTCCTTACGGTAAAAGAATTCTTTCCTCCACAGAAGCATTGGAGCTGAAAGAAATCCCAAAAAGCCTAGTTGTTATTGGTGGCGGATATATTGGTGTGGAGCTTGGTCAAACTTTTGCTAAATTTGGAACAGAGGTTACGATCCTTGAAGGCTCCAATCAGATTCTACCATTGTTTGAAAAGCAAACCGTTCAACCAGTTACTAAAAACCTTAAAAAATCTGGTGTAACAATCGAAACGAATGCATTAGCTCAGTCTGCTGAGCAAACGGATAACGATGTTACTGTGACGTATAAGGTTAAGGATGAGGAAAAATCAATCACAGCTGAATACGTACTTGTAACGGTTGGACGTAAGCCTAACACAGATGAATTAGGCTTAGAAGCAACAGGTGTTAAAGTTACAGAGCGTGGTCTAATTGAAGTAGATGAGCAATGTCGAACAAGTGTAGGTCACATCTACGCAATTGGAGACGTTGTAGCTGGTGCAGCATTAGCTCATAAGGCTTCTTACGAAGGTAAGGTTGCGGCTGAAGCGATTGCTGGTCAATCCAGTGTTGTGGACTACAAAGTTATTCCATCCGTTGTGTTCTCAAGCCCTGAGATTGCAAGTGTTGGATTAAGTGAGGCCGAAGCTAAGGAAGAGGGCTATAAGGTTTCTGCTGGTAAGTTCGCTTATGCGGCTAACGGACGTGCTCAATCTATGAACGAGACAGATGGCTTTGTAAAAATTATTGCCGACGAAGAAACGGGATTAGTAATTGGTGCTCAAATCGTTGGTGCTGAAGCATCCAATATGATCGCTGAAATTACTCTTGCTATTGAGATGGGAGCACATCTTGAGGATATTGCTTTAACTATTCATGCTCACCCAACATTAGGGGAGCTAACAATGGAAGCAGCAGAGGTGGCTTTAGGTCATCCAATCCACAAAATTACAAAGTAA